In Xenorhabdus griffiniae, the genomic window TCACATAAAATCATCTAATTTCGGTAGGATTAGATAATTTAACGGAGGAAAAGGTAAAAAACAGGATAAACAGGCAAGAAATACAAGTTAAGCATTATTAATATGTTATATACCAATCTAGCTCCAAGATGCGTGTGATTTCATCGAGTGTTGTAAATTGCAACTTGAAGTTTAATGCGTATAAGTCAACCCAGTGCAAATAGGGTCATACTATTTTGATAAATTTGATTGGCAATTTCATCTGTCGGCTCTCGACGCAACTGACACAATACGGAAAAAACCTGTGCAACTCTTTCTGGTCGATTTGGCTGCCCCTGAAATCCCGATAATGGCATGTCAGGCGCATCCGTTTCCAATACCAAAGATGACAGAGGTAATTGTGCGATAGCACTACGTGTTTTTTGTGCTCTGTCGTAGGTAATTGTCCCTCCAACACCAATGTAAAATCCCAGGCGAATAAAAGCTTGAGCTTGGGATAAACTCCCCGCAAAACCATGAATAACCCCGGCTCGTAGTAATTTGTGTTTTCTCAAGATTGCCGCCAATTGATCATGACTTTTTCTGGAATGGAGGATCACAGGTAGATCGTATTGTTTAGCGAGTCTTAGCTGTACTTCTAACATGCTTTTCTGCTTTTCAAATTGCGGCTCTGGCATATAAAGGTCAAGGCCAATTTCACCTACCGCCACGCATTTGGCCTCTTTTTTCTGTAATTTTTGCGCCAACGCATCCAAATGAACCTGTTGGTGTTCAGCAATATAGAGAGGATGTAAACCAAATGCGGCATAAATCGGAGAATAAGTCTCAGCCAACGCAGAAACTCTCTGGAAGTTTGTTTGACTTATTGTGGGAACGATAATTTTTTCCACCCCCATTTGGCTGGCTTGTTGCAGACTCGCTATTTCATCACCAGCAAAAGGAGGAAAATCAAAATGGCAATGTGTATCAATAAGCATTTAGTCCAACTTATCCATCATGAGAGTTCTTGACGGCTCCACCACCTCAAGCGCAGGCGGTTCCACTGGCGAACAATGATTGCCGCTGTTCAGGAAATGGTTTCGCCGAAAACAGTTGCGATCAGAACTTAACCCTGTACGGCATACCCCATAACTTTTACGTTCTGGATATCCAAATTTTCCTCCAACAAAAGTATGCCCAATCGTTGCCAGAAAATATCGTCCGCAACGCCGCCCCAAATGATAATCCTGATTTAGCGCATTGAGCCGACTACCTAAAGCCATTGTTGCCAATGGTGCTGGTGGATAAATTTCGAAGATTTGCACATCATCCGGTGGATTTTCGATAAATTTCTGAGTTCGACGGTAACTTTGTGCATGAAGGTTAAGCATCTTGACCATTTTTTGCAAACTACTTACCTCTAACCAGCGCTCTATGCGCTTGAACCACTGAGGTGTATAGTAAAGCTGTGAAGGCACTGTGCGAATCACAACGATAGTATCCGCGCCTCGGCGATAGGCCTCCTGCACGGGGATCGCATCACAAATACCCCCATCTTGATAAACCACATCCCCAAGAGTCACACCATTACGATAAAATCCCGGAATGGCACTTGAGGCTTTGACAATATCCATCCAATTTTTGTCATCTGGATGCAGGTAACTCGGTTCAAAATTATCCGAACGGCAAGCACACATGTAAAATTCACGTCCAGCATCAAACTGACGCATCGCAACAGAAATATTGAGCGGCAACTGCTCAGATAGGGTATCGATATACCAATCTAAATCGATCAAATGTCCACCGCGCACAAAGCGCAATGGATTAAAAAAAGCCGGATCGGTTGTATAACGGTTGATTACCTTGCGGGCATATCCTCTCTGACCACAAATATAGGCAGAAAGGTTTTGCGCTCCCGCAGATGTTCCAAGGAATAATTCAAACGGATTAAAACCAAGACGGAGAAATTCATCCAAAACACCCGCAGTAAAAATCCCTCGCTGACCACCACCTTCACAGACGAGAGCAATTTTCCCAGGTTTAATCTGTGACTTATAAGCTAAAGGTTCGATATTACCCAATGTTATTGAAATATGTTTCCCCACTCTTCTCTCCCTCTGAACGCCGCCGGATATTTATCAGTATATCGTTGCTCAAACAACTTGCTTGTAACATTTTTATAAAAAGTGGAGAAATAAAGCATCAATAGTTAAATTGATATGAGAATAGCAAGTTACCAAAATACCGCCAGCGAATAGCATTCCTATGCATAATCTCGTCACTTAACAAGATATTATTTGAGGAAAAGAAGCAGAAAGAGTGGCTATTATCAGCCACTCTATTCTCAATATTTGTTATTTTTTCAGATTAAGATTATTTTTTAATCTCTATCGTGCTTTTTACTGATTTGACACCTTTTATTCCATGAGCAATCTTAACTATCTTTGCCGCTTGATGTTTGTTTTTGACAAAACCAGAAAGATGGACAATGCCTTTTTCCGTTTTCACCGCAATGTCACGGCTATTTATGCCCTTATGTTCCAGCAATTTTTTCTTCACTTTTGCTGTAATGGCACTATCGTCTAAATAAGCATCTGCTTTTTGCAAGGAGTTATCAATTTTATCTCCTGCTTTGTCTAGAGATTTATCGATTTTTTGTCCTGTACTCTCCAACGTTTTTCCCACAGAAAGATCCGCTGCCAGAGCACTACTGGTCAATACCGAGCCTAGTAAAACAGCCAGTAGTGAATGTGTAAACTTAATACTTTTCATCCTACCACCTTATTTAATTTCAGCCTAAACACAGTTATCAAAACAGTATGCAGTATGTCAATTAGGCAATGGCGATAAAATCAGATTTACAAAAAATAACGTATATTTTCATTAACACAGGAAGTTATTCTTTTATTGGCATGAAAAACAGCATATGCAGATAGAATAAATAATAAGGGCCAACAGAATAGTTGGCCCAGAAAGAGGATTAATGTTCCCGTGTTTTGCGGAAGGAAACATCAGGATAGCGTTCACTGGTCAAGTTTAAATTGACCATGGTTGGTGCGATGTAGGTTAAGTTATCGCCACCATCGAGAGCCAGGTTCTGCTCATTTTTGCGCTTGAACTCTTCCAATTTCTTCGCATCGCTGCACTCTACCCAGCGAGCCGTAGAAACGTTAACAGGTTCATACAGCGCTTCAACGTTGTATTCACTCTTCAGACGGGCAACAACTACGTCGAACTGAAGCACACCTACCGCCCCGACGATCAAATCGTTATTGGACAGCGGGCGGAATACCTGTACAGCACCTTCTTCTGACAATTGCACCAGACCTTTCAGCAACTGTTTCTGCTTCAACGGATCACGCAGACGAATACGACGGAACAATTCAGGAGCAAAGTTAGGGATGCCGGTAAACTTCAACTCTTCGCCTTGGGTAAAGGTATCACCAATCTGGATGGTGCCATGATTGTGTAGACCGATAATGTCCCCAGGATAAGCGTGCTCGACATGAGAGCGATCCCCTGCCATAAAGGTCAGTGCATCAGAAATGACAACATCTTTCTTAATGCGAACTTGACGCAGTTTCATGCCTTTTTCATATTTACCGGAAACAACACGCAAAAATGCCACACGGTCACGGTGTTTCGGGTCCATATTCGCCTGAATTTTGAAAACAAAACCGGTGAATTTTTCTTCACTGGCAGAGACTTGACGCGCATCAGCCTGACGCGGCATTGGGGTTGGAGCCCATTTAACCAGGCCGTCCAGCATGTGATCAACACCAAAGTTACCCAATGCAGTACCGAAAAAGACCGGTGTTAATTCTCCCTGTAAAAAAGCTTCCAGATCGAATTCATGGGATGCACCTTTGACGAGTTCCAACTCTTCACGCAATTGATCCGCCAGCTCTTCACCCACTGCCGCATCCAGTTCAGGGTTATCCAATCCCTTGATAGCACGAACCTCTTGAATGGTATGTCCCTGACCGGATTGGTACAGGTAAGTTTCATCAAGGTAGAGGTGATAAACGCCTTTAAAGGATTTACCACAGCCGATTGGCCATGTAATCGGGCTACAGGCTATGTTCAGCTCATTTTCCACTTCATCCATCAGCTCCATTGGATCACGAATATCACGGTCGAGCTTGTTCATGAATGTCAGGATCGGCGTATCACGCAGGCGAGTGACTTCCATTAACTTACGGGTACGATCCTCAACCCCTTTCGCGGCGTCAATGACCATCAAACAGCAGTCAACGGCTGTCAAAGTACGGTAAGTATCTTCCGAGAAGTCTTCGTGCCCTGGGGTATCCAGTAAGTTAACCAAACAATCAGCATAGGGAAACTGCATCACGGAAGTGGTAATAGAGATACCACGCTGTTTTTCCATCTCCATCCAGTCTGATTTAGCGTGTTGGTTGGAACCTCGGCCTTTTACCGTCCCCGCTTTCTGGATCGCCTGTCCGAACAGTAATACTTTTTCGGTAATGGTTGTTTTACCCGCATCCGGGTGGGAAATGATTGCAAATGTTCTTCGCTTAGCGACTTCACTGGCGAAAATGGGGTTTTGCATAGAAATTTTTCCAATTATGTACAATGCCATGTACAGCAAATAAATTTGCGAAAATTTTACACTGCCAGAGCACCTTTGCAAATTACAACTTATCATGCGATCAGAGTGGTAACAAATGTTGACGACGAATATCATTCTGGTTACTATTGTTACCGTTAGTTGGTCGTTTTGACTGGCTGTGTTCTTTAAAAAGTGAGGCTTAAAAAGGAGTATTGTCTATCGCGTATCACAAAAACAAAGAGATTAATGCGGCTATTTCCTATGCCGTGTCTCAAGGCTGGATCTACGTAAAACGTAAAGGAAAAGGCCATGCAGTTGGGATTTTACGCTGTGGTAGTGAAAATAAATGCCACCAAAAATCAGTTTGGGGAACACCTGAAAGTCCTCAAGACCACGCGAAAGACATAATCTCATTAATCGATAAATGCAAATAGTATCAAGGCCGTCAAACAACGGCCTTTTTATCGGAAGTCTCACATCTTAATCATAGGAAAGTCGATATGAGAAAATACAGTTTTAGTATTGTGGTAGGTGGAAAGAAAATCACTACTGATGATGAGTTATTTGATATCTCAGACGCTTTGTATGAAGCAGGATGCCGTGATGCACACCCCGCTGCATACAATGGGACATTGTACGTAAATTTTACCCGCAACAGCGAAAATTACGTCAAAGCAGTTATGACTGCAATCGCTGACATTGAATCAGTTTCAGGTTTGATGTGTCTGTCGGTCGATATTGGTGATGTCGTCAGTTTAAGTGATGCGGCTGAACTGGCAGGTATCACCAAAGCAGCATTATCTCGATACAGTAAGGGAAGCCGTGGCGCTGGTGATTTTCCTACGCCTCTTCTGCGCGTAGACAGTAGCCGCCCATTATGGTCTTGGACGGATATTGCTGAATGGCTTGCAAAAAATGAGATCATCGACAGCGAGTTGGTAGAGCAAGCCCGCATTACTGGTTCTATCAACACAGCGCTATCCATCCGAAACACGAATTCAATGGATATCGTATTTCAGTTTATGAACGTATTAAAAAATAACCTAAAGGCAGTCACTGCGTAGTTGACAAAATGCTTTCAAAACAATAAGTCTCACTATTATTGGCCATCTTAATGATGGCTTTTTTTATCCTCAAACTCCACCAAACAACGGCAATGCCATAATAATGGCATCTTCCTTACCTGCCGCTGTCGGGTAATAATTCTTACGGATGGAAACTTCATTGAAGCCCATCTCTTCGTATAAACGAATGGCGGCCAGGTTAGAACGCCGGACTTCAAGCCACAATGTATTAATCTGTTTTTCAGGTAATATGTTGATGAGATACGCCAGCAATGCCCTGCCATAGCCTCGTGATTGATATTCAGGATGAATAGCGATATTAAATAGTGTTGCTTCGTCCATCACACACTGTGTTATCGCAAAACCGATAATTTGGTCATTCTGCGTTATCTTATAGTTGAGATAACGTTCCCCTTGATTAGAGTAAAAGGTCTTTTCACCCCACGGAAACGCATGGCTGGCCTGTTCTATTTGAAATGCTGTGGGAAGATCAGCGGGAGTTAATAGAGAAATATTCTTCATAATGGTAAATTTGTTGCCAAAGAGCGCGTTTTGCATTCCCATCAAGAGATAAGTCATTTAATGCCGGGCTTCTCAAAGAAATCCCTTGTACTGGTAAGGTAATATCAACCCCCAGCAGCCAGCTTGGGCAGTGGATTGATTCCGAAAGTAGCTCAACATCTTTTGTCGTGATGCAATATACCGATGAGGCTTCGATCCCCATGGCTGTAAAAATATCAGCAAACAATGAATGACTTAAGTCAATGTGATCATGGCTAATGATCAATAGACGGGTTGAATCAGGGATGAGGACAGATAATTCACCTTGCAAAGCCATTGGGCTACGCAAAACCCATTGGGTGATCCCCAACTGGGAGAGTAATCTGTCACGCTTTGTCATCGTGTTTTATTCCATCTGCCATAAAAAAATAACAGGTCATATATTATCAGAGGGCTTAGCTTTGCGCCAACCAGCCTGTCAGTACTGCCCGCTGATATTAATATTCAGATAAAGATTTATAAGGAGCTATACATAGATGTCAGTATTAACCCCGGCCAGCGAAGTTATCCTGCGCCATCATGAGCAATTTCGCTCCCATCATCTGCTTTTTGCCGGTGATCTTCAGGATAACCTGGCAACGGAAATCGAAGCCGCAAGTGTGCGTGTGCATACTAACCAATATCACCACTGGCAATCCCTGATCCGCCAGCTTGGTGATAATGCTTGGTTTGGCCTGGTAGCGGACAGCGCATTTATTAAAGGATGTGATACGCTGATTTATTACTGGCCAAAAAGCAAACAGGAAGCGCGTTTTCAACTACGCAACCTGTTTTCCATCCTGCCACCCGGTACGGATATTTTTATTGTGGGTGAAAATCGTAGTGGTGTACGCAGTATTGATAAGTTAATGGAAGGCATCGCTACTTTCCACAAAATTGATACGGCACGCCGTTGTAGCCTGTTTTACGGCCAATTGAAAAACCAGGTTCAATTTGATCAAAACAATTGGTGGAACAGCTATCAAGTGGAAGATATCGCTGTTAATACGCTGCCCGGCGTATTTAGCCAGGATAATTTGGATATCGGCAGTCGTCTGCTGCTTTCTACTTTCGATACCCCTATCTCTGGCAGTCTGTTGGATATGGCTTGCGGTGCTGGGGTATTGGCAGCCGTGTTAGGTAAAAAGAACCCGGATTTGTCCCTGACACTAAGCGATGTCAATGCTGCCGCCATCGTATCCAGTAAGGCAACCCTGCAAGCCAATAAACTGAAAGGCAATGTCGTCACAAGTAATGTGTATTCTGCCATTGAAGAAAAATTCGACTGGATTATTTCTAATCCTCCCTTCCATGATGGCCTGAAAACCAACCTGGCGGCGGCTGAAAACATGATCCGCATGGCACCCAATTATCTGAAATCAGGCGGTAAATTGCGGATTGTTGCAAACGCTTTCTTACCTTACCCTAATTTGCTGGATAATGCCTTTGGCAGCCATGAAGTCATTGCGCAAACAGGTAAATTCAAAGTATATCAAGCAACTAAAAAATAATTCGGATAGCAAACGCAATCCCTGTGTTGCCTGCCCGTTAAATTGAGGCAGGCAATTTCTATTTTCCGGCATGTCATTTCTGCCCTTACCAAACATATCGACATGTTGGTTTTTACACCAATCACACATTTTCTCCCTAAATAATGATTGACGCCAGCCATAAAATCTCTAGAATGCGCCTCCATGCTATTCGTTTAAGCAATAGTATCTGATTAACGCGAGGGTGGCGGAATTGGTAGACGCGCTAGCTTCAGGTGTTAGTGTCCTTACGGACGTGGGGGTTCAAGTCCCCCCCTTCGCACCAAATCAGATGGCTATCGGTTGAACAAACTAGATAAATGGCAGTACCTGCGAGGGTGGCGGAATTGGTAGACGCGCTAGCTTCAGGTGTTAGTGTCCTTACGGACGTGGGGGTTCAAGTCCCCCCCTTCGCACCACTGTTACATTTTTCTTCTCTCCCCAATCTTCCTTAATGTCCCAGATAACGCAAGCAGGCAAACAAGCTGCATATCACCGCAATGCCAGCAGGTATCAATAGAAAATGACGGGCATTACGATGCAGTAACAGAACAAGTGTCAGCAGTAAGGCACCTTGAATGATAAATTTAAATTGTTCTATTCCTGCACCGACTGTTTCCAGCACTGATACAACCAATGCTGATGTGATCAGACTGGATAACAGTAACCCCCAGAATCCCATCATACTTTGGCAAAAAAACGGCTTTAGCTTCCACTTTTCGCTAAACATAGTCAGCTCCCACTACAACAATAATGATTCTCAATACCAAGTATGATAGCGAATTAATCACAAGTTGAAAGTAAATCACCGAGATGATAAGCAATATGATAGAGAAAAGAGGCGGGAGAATATTTCCCGCACTGTATTAAGTATCGATGGTATAAACCAGGTGAATATCGTCAGGTTCCCGTTGGTAAAGTTCAATATCAGGCTGAGCAATCAGCACACATCCTATATGCCGATAGAAATTCACCGCATTTTCAGACGGTATTGATGAGATATATAACCCTTTCGCACCTTTTGCCTTGGCAAAATCAATACAGCAATGAAATAACTGTTTTCCCAACCCTAAACCACGATATGCCTTGCTAATATGCAAAAAAGACAATTGAAGCAGGTCACTATTTTCACCTCGCCAATGAGGATCAACGCTGGCGACAGCAATCAATTTGTCATTTTCGTTCTCTGCGAAAACGCCTAGAAAGAATGCCCCGCGATCATAACTATCCAGAAGAATTGGGGTATAAATTTCAGCTTCCCCTTCCGGCCAGCCTTGCATATCAAAACATTGCGGCGTAAGTATTAATTGATCTCGTTGCTGGACATATAAATTTTCAATCAATTCAGTGCGATCAATATTCCAGACTTCAGGGATTTCCTGACGGGATAACTGACGGATCGTCCTCATTTGTCACCATAATTTACTATCATAGCTACGCTACCTTTTGCATATACGCATTAAACTTCAAGTTGCGATTGACAACACGATATGAAACCTGATCTCTCCCCGCGAAGCGGGGAGAGATCACACGCATCTTGAAGTGAGATTGCTATAGAATAAAAAAAGCATTATTAACGTCTCCATTAATAACGCATCATGACCGATTTTAGCTCCGTATAATGTTCTATGAATGCACTGCCAAACTCACGGCCAACTCCTGAAGATTTAATCCCTCCAAATGGAACCGCAGGATCAAGGAACGTATGCATATTAATCCATAGCATACCCGCTTTAATGCATGGAGTCATACGCATCGCCTTGCTCATATCATTCGTCCAGAGGCTGGCAGAC contains:
- the prfC gene encoding peptide chain release factor 3 encodes the protein MQNPIFASEVAKRRTFAIISHPDAGKTTITEKVLLFGQAIQKAGTVKGRGSNQHAKSDWMEMEKQRGISITTSVMQFPYADCLVNLLDTPGHEDFSEDTYRTLTAVDCCLMVIDAAKGVEDRTRKLMEVTRLRDTPILTFMNKLDRDIRDPMELMDEVENELNIACSPITWPIGCGKSFKGVYHLYLDETYLYQSGQGHTIQEVRAIKGLDNPELDAAVGEELADQLREELELVKGASHEFDLEAFLQGELTPVFFGTALGNFGVDHMLDGLVKWAPTPMPRQADARQVSASEEKFTGFVFKIQANMDPKHRDRVAFLRVVSGKYEKGMKLRQVRIKKDVVISDALTFMAGDRSHVEHAYPGDIIGLHNHGTIQIGDTFTQGEELKFTGIPNFAPELFRRIRLRDPLKQKQLLKGLVQLSEEGAVQVFRPLSNNDLIVGAVGVLQFDVVVARLKSEYNVEALYEPVNVSTARWVECSDAKKLEEFKRKNEQNLALDGGDNLTYIAPTMVNLNLTSERYPDVSFRKTREH
- a CDS encoding GNAT family N-acetyltransferase → MRTIRQLSRQEIPEVWNIDRTELIENLYVQQRDQLILTPQCFDMQGWPEGEAEIYTPILLDSYDRGAFFLGVFAENENDKLIAVASVDPHWRGENSDLLQLSFLHISKAYRGLGLGKQLFHCCIDFAKAKGAKGLYISSIPSENAVNFYRHIGCVLIAQPDIELYQREPDDIHLVYTIDT
- the rsmC gene encoding 16S rRNA (guanine(1207)-N(2))-methyltransferase RsmC: MSVLTPASEVILRHHEQFRSHHLLFAGDLQDNLATEIEAASVRVHTNQYHHWQSLIRQLGDNAWFGLVADSAFIKGCDTLIYYWPKSKQEARFQLRNLFSILPPGTDIFIVGENRSGVRSIDKLMEGIATFHKIDTARRCSLFYGQLKNQVQFDQNNWWNSYQVEDIAVNTLPGVFSQDNLDIGSRLLLSTFDTPISGSLLDMACGAGVLAAVLGKKNPDLSLTLSDVNAAAIVSSKATLQANKLKGNVVTSNVYSAIEEKFDWIISNPPFHDGLKTNLAAAENMIRMAPNYLKSGGKLRIVANAFLPYPNLLDNAFGSHEVIAQTGKFKVYQATKK
- the rimI gene encoding ribosomal protein S18-alanine N-acetyltransferase; its protein translation is MKNISLLTPADLPTAFQIEQASHAFPWGEKTFYSNQGERYLNYKITQNDQIIGFAITQCVMDEATLFNIAIHPEYQSRGYGRALLAYLINILPEKQINTLWLEVRRSNLAAIRLYEEMGFNEVSIRKNYYPTAAGKEDAIIMALPLFGGV
- a CDS encoding patatin-like phospholipase family protein — its product is MGKHISITLGNIEPLAYKSQIKPGKIALVCEGGGQRGIFTAGVLDEFLRLGFNPFELFLGTSAGAQNLSAYICGQRGYARKVINRYTTDPAFFNPLRFVRGGHLIDLDWYIDTLSEQLPLNISVAMRQFDAGREFYMCACRSDNFEPSYLHPDDKNWMDIVKASSAIPGFYRNGVTLGDVVYQDGGICDAIPVQEAYRRGADTIVVIRTVPSQLYYTPQWFKRIERWLEVSSLQKMVKMLNLHAQSYRRTQKFIENPPDDVQIFEIYPPAPLATMALGSRLNALNQDYHLGRRCGRYFLATIGHTFVGGKFGYPERKSYGVCRTGLSSDRNCFRRNHFLNSGNHCSPVEPPALEVVEPSRTLMMDKLD
- a CDS encoding TatD family hydrolase → MLIDTHCHFDFPPFAGDEIASLQQASQMGVEKIIVPTISQTNFQRVSALAETYSPIYAAFGLHPLYIAEHQQVHLDALAQKLQKKEAKCVAVGEIGLDLYMPEPQFEKQKSMLEVQLRLAKQYDLPVILHSRKSHDQLAAILRKHKLLRAGVIHGFAGSLSQAQAFIRLGFYIGVGGTITYDRAQKTRSAIAQLPLSSLVLETDAPDMPLSGFQGQPNRPERVAQVFSVLCQLRREPTDEIANQIYQNSMTLFALG
- a CDS encoding DUF1435 family protein, which encodes MFSEKWKLKPFFCQSMMGFWGLLLSSLITSALVVSVLETVGAGIEQFKFIIQGALLLTLVLLLHRNARHFLLIPAGIAVICSLFACLRYLGH
- a CDS encoding DNA polymerase III subunit psi, whose amino-acid sequence is MTKRDRLLSQLGITQWVLRSPMALQGELSVLIPDSTRLLIISHDHIDLSHSLFADIFTAMGIEASSVYCITTKDVELLSESIHCPSWLLGVDITLPVQGISLRSPALNDLSLDGNAKRALWQQIYHYEEYFSINSR
- a CDS encoding BON domain-containing protein: MKSIKFTHSLLAVLLGSVLTSSALAADLSVGKTLESTGQKIDKSLDKAGDKIDNSLQKADAYLDDSAITAKVKKKLLEHKGINSRDIAVKTEKGIVHLSGFVKNKHQAAKIVKIAHGIKGVKSVKSTIEIKK